The sequence CGGCCGCGCCCGCGGTCGGCGCGCCCGCGCCCACGCGCAACTTCGAGCCGTCCGCCATTCCGGCCGGGGGCTGGGAGGAGACCGACATCCGCCCGTGGGCCAATCCCTGGAGCGGGTCGCATCCCCTGGCGCCCGACCTGGTGCCGGGGGCCCCGGGGCTATCCGGCCCGGTGAGCTCGCATGCGGTGACCAGCTGGGGCTTCGCGCCCGGGGCTTCCGAGGAGCTACAGCCGCCCTGGCCGCGGGCCAAGGATTTCTGGCTGGTGGCCGACGCGGAGCTGATCGTGTACGGGGCGACGGAGCCCGACGCGAAGGTCACGCTGCGCGGCGAGGCGGTGCAATTGCGGCCTGACGGCACCTTCAGCTTCCGGTTCTACCTGCCCGACGGCCTGCACCCCATCCCCATCCGAGCAATCAACGCCGACGATGACGACGAGCGGATGATTACCATCACCGTCTCTCGGCAGACCGATGGGCCGCGGTCGGAGCGTTCGCCGTAAGGCGGACGGCCGACATGAGCGGCGGCAAGACCAATCTCCGGAGGTAAGTCACCATGGCGCTAGGTTACCTGGCGATGGTGCTGCACGCGCACCTGCCGTACGTGCGGCATCCCGAGCACAGCCACTTCCTCGAGGAAGACTGGCTTTACGAGGCGATGACCGAGACGTACATCCCGCTGATCAGCATCTTCGACGAACTGGTCGAGGATGGCATCGACTTCCGCATGACGATGTCGCTCACGCCGCCGCTCGTCTCGATGCTGGCCGACGAGTTGCTGCAGAGCCGCTACCGGCGCACCATCGACGAACTGGTGGAACTTGCGGAACTCGAGGTGCGGCGCACGCGCTTCGAGCCCCATTTCCACTATCTGGCCAGCTACTACCGCGATCGGTTCGAGCGCACGCGGGCGGTCTTCGAGCAGTACGAGGGCAACCTCGTGGCGGCCTTCAAGAAGTTCCAGGACCTGGGCGTGCTGGAAATCGTCACCTGCGGCGCCACCCACGGCTTCCTGCCGCTGCTGCAGATCCAGCCCCAGGCCGTGCGGGCCCAGATCCTCGTGGCCGCCGACCACTACGAGCGCCATTTCGGTCGCAGGCCGCGCGGCATCTGGCTGGCCGAATGCGGCTACTTCCCCGGGGTGGACACCACCTTGCGCGAGGCCGGCATCAAGTACTTCTTCACCGACACCCACGGCATCCTCAACGCGACGCCGCGCCCGCGATTCGGCCATTTCGCCCCCATCGTCTGCCCGGGGACCGGCGTGGCGGCCTTCGCCCGGGACCAGGAATCCAGCCGCCAGGTGTGGTCCAAGGACGAAGGGTATCCGGGCGACTTCAACTACCGCGAGTTCTACCGGGACATCGGCTACGATCTGCCCCTCGACTACATCGCGCCCTACATCCAGCCTACCGGCGATCGCAAGAACACGGGCATCAAGTACTTCCGCGTCACGGGCAAG is a genomic window of Candidatus Tanganyikabacteria bacterium containing:
- a CDS encoding DUF1957 domain-containing protein — protein: MALGYLAMVLHAHLPYVRHPEHSHFLEEDWLYEAMTETYIPLISIFDELVEDGIDFRMTMSLTPPLVSMLADELLQSRYRRTIDELVELAELEVRRTRFEPHFHYLASYYRDRFERTRAVFEQYEGNLVAAFKKFQDLGVLEIVTCGATHGFLPLLQIQPQAVRAQILVAADHYERHFGRRPRGIWLAECGYFPGVDTTLREAGIKYFFTDTHGILNATPRPRFGHFAPIVCPGTGVAAFARDQESSRQVWSKDEGYPGDFNYREFYRDIGYDLPLDYIAPYIQPTGDRKNTGIKYFRVTGKTVPLHRKEPYDPHWADKKADEHAGHFLWCREQQIRHLAGQLGRAPIVVSPYDAELFGHWWFEGPNWLNYLLRKTACDSRVVKLTTPGEYLENHATQQIATPSFSSWGAEGYASFWLNDTNEWIYPHLHKAAERMAEVARIESNGDPGNTLEKRALEQMARELLLAQSSDWAFIMKTGTMVEYAIKRTKTHLLRFNHLYDQVRHGRVDEKWLEKVEYLDNIFPEVDYRLFR